From the genome of Ananas comosus cultivar F153 linkage group 18, ASM154086v1, whole genome shotgun sequence, one region includes:
- the LOC109723658 gene encoding galactinol synthase 1-like, producing MAPEIVGKAAAVAKAVAKAKAKNAYVTFLAGDGDYVKGVVGLAKGLRKVGSAYPLVVAVLPDVPESHRRLLRSQGCIVREIEPVYPPENQTQFAMAYYVINYSKLRIWEFVEYKKMIYLDADIQVYDNVDHLFDRPDGFFYAVMDCFCEKTWSHTPQYKIGYCQQCPDKVKWPEHELGMFVSEPSLATAKSLLETLEITPPTPFAEQDFLNMFFKDIYKPIPLVYNLVLAMLWRHPDNVELDKVKVVHYCAAGSKPWRYTGKEANMDREDIKMLVKKWWDIYNDESLDYKGPAVAAVDAISVAVEAEPEPNALQKPFLAALSEAGKVQYITAPSAA from the exons ATGGCGCCCGAGATCGTCGGAAAAGCTGCGGCGGTGGCGAAGGCAGTGGCGAAGGCGAAGGCTAAGAACGCATACGTGACGTTCCTCGCCGGGGACGGAGACTACGTGAAGGGGGTGGTGGGGCTCGCGAAGGGGCTGAGGAAGGTGGGATCGGCGTACCCCCTCGTCGTCGCCGTGCTCCCCGACGTCCCCGAGagccaccgccgcctcctccgctccCAGGGGTGCATCGTCCGCGAGATCGAGCCCGTGTACCCCCCCGAGAACCAAACCCAGTTCGCCATGGCTTACTACGTCATCAACTACTCCAAGCTCCGCATCTGGGAG TTCGTGGAGTACAAGAAGATGATCTACCTCGACGCCGATATCCAAGTGTACGACAACGTCGACCACCTCTTCGACCGCCCGGACGGGTTCTTCTACGCGGTGATGGACTGCTTCTGCGAGAAAACGTGGAGCCACACCCCGCAATACAAGATCGGGTATTGCCAACAGTGCCCCGACAAGGTGAAGTGGCCCGAGCACGAGCTCGGGATGTTCGTCTCCGAGCCGAGCCTCGCCACCGCGAAATCTCTcctcgaaaccctagaaatcaccCCTCCGACACCCTTCGCCGAGCAA GATTTTCTCAACATGTTCTTCAAGGATATTTacaagccgatcccgctcgtgTACAATTTGGTGCTCGCTATGCTGTGGAGGCACCCGGATAACGTGGAACTGGATAAGGTGAAGGTCGTCCACTATTGCGCTGCG GGATCAAAGCCGTGGAGGTACACAGGGAAGGAAGCGAACATGGACAGGGAGGATATAAAGATGCTGGTGAAGAAGTGGTGGGACATATACAACGACGAGTCGCTCGACTACAAAGGCCCCGCCGTGGCGGCAGTGGATGCAATTTCTGTGGCCGTAGAAGCAGAGCCGGAGCCTAACGCGCTCCAGAAGCCGTTCCTCGCCGCGCTTTCGGAGGCTGGAAAGGTCCAGTACATCACGGCCCCCTCTGCGGCGTGA